The Pseudomonas sp. IAC-BECa141 genome contains the following window.
GCCTGGGGTTCGACAGCCCGGATGGTTCGCTGGTATGCGCCACGGCGCTGGCCGAGGGCGGTGCCGAGCACATCGTGGTTCACGCCCGGACCAAGATGGACGGCTACAAACCGCCGGCTCACTGGGAGTGGATTCCGCGTGTGCAGGACGTGGTCAAGGTGCCGGTGTTTGCCAATGGCGACATCTGGAGCGTCGAAGACTGGCGTCGCTGCCGGGAAATCAGCGGTGTCGAAGACATCATGCTCGGTCGTGGCCTGGTGTCGCGTCCGGATCTGGCCCGTCAGATCGCCGCCGCCCGTGCCGGCGAGGAAGTCGTCGAGATGACCTGGGCCGAGCTGCTGCCGCTGATCCAGGACTTCTGGCTGCAAGCCAAGGCACAGATGACCGCGCGTCAATCGCCGGGCCGCCTGAAGCAATGGCTGGCGATGCTGACCCGCAATTACTCCGAAGCCACCGAGCTGTTTACCGTGCTTCGCCGCGAAACCGAACCGGATCAGGTCTCGCGTTTGCTGGGCTTGCCGGTCGCCGAAGCGGCCTGAAAAAAATCTTCAAATCGTCTCTTGAAAACAAAATGCAGGTCCCTATCTAAGGGTTACGCGATGCCGAATTCGGGTCGCGGAGACAAAAAACTTGCTGATTGTTTTCAGGAGATTTGAACCATGAGTACTGCATTTTCCCTCGCTCCACTGTTCCGTTCCTCGGTAGGTTTCGACCGTTTCAATGACCTGTTCGAAACCGCCCTGCGCAACGAGCCAGGCAGCAGCTATCCTCCTTACAACGTCGAAAAACACGGTGACGATCAATACCGCATCGTCGTGGCGGCGGCCGGTTTCCAGGAAGAAGACCTGGAACTGCAAGTCGAGAAAGGTGTGCTGACCATCAGTGGCGGCAAGCGTGACGCGAACGAAGGCGTCACTTTCCTGCACCAGGGCATCGCCCAACGTGCATTCAAGCTGTCCTTCCGCCTGGCCGATCACATCGAGATCAAGGCTGCCGACCTGCGTAACGGTCTGTTGAGCATTGACCTGCTGCGAGTGATCCCGGAAGAAGCGAAAGCCAAGCGCATCCCGATCAACGGGGCGGAGAAGCCGGTCCTGCAATAAGCCGACCGGGAAGAAGGGCGCCGAAAGGCGCCCTTTTTTGTGCCCGTCATTCCAGCAATCCTTTCAACCCCTCCAGCGGCAACGGCCGGCTGTGCAGATAACCCTGATACAAATGGCAACCCAGCCCCTGCAGGAAGGCCAGCTGTTCCGGGGTTTCCACGCCTTCGGCGATCACTTCCAGTTCCAGGCTGCGGGCCATGGCGACAATGGCGCGGATGATTTCGGCGTCGTTGGGGTCGCTGGTGGCGTCACGGATAAACGATTGATCGATCTTCAGCGTGTCCACCGGCAATCGCTTCAGGTAGGTCAGCGATGAATAGCCGGTGCCGAAATCGTCCATGGCAAAGC
Protein-coding sequences here:
- a CDS encoding tRNA dihydrouridine synthase encodes the protein MQIALAPMEGLVDDILRDVLTRVGGIDWCVTEFIRVNDQLLTPAYFHKFGPELLNGARTASGVPLRVQLLGSDPVCLAENAALACELGSEVIDLNFGCPAKTVNKSRGGAVLLKEPELLNQIVEHVRRAVPAHIPVTAKMRLGFDSPDGSLVCATALAEGGAEHIVVHARTKMDGYKPPAHWEWIPRVQDVVKVPVFANGDIWSVEDWRRCREISGVEDIMLGRGLVSRPDLARQIAAARAGEEVVEMTWAELLPLIQDFWLQAKAQMTARQSPGRLKQWLAMLTRNYSEATELFTVLRRETEPDQVSRLLGLPVAEAA
- a CDS encoding Hsp20 family protein, which encodes MSTAFSLAPLFRSSVGFDRFNDLFETALRNEPGSSYPPYNVEKHGDDQYRIVVAAAGFQEEDLELQVEKGVLTISGGKRDANEGVTFLHQGIAQRAFKLSFRLADHIEIKAADLRNGLLSIDLLRVIPEEAKAKRIPINGAEKPVLQ